The genomic interval CTTAAATCCTTTGTCTAGAATTGATCCACAAGCATTTTATTTGCTTCAGCTCTATTTATTACACCATGACAGAAAACTTGGAAAAAATATGTAGCATTGTACATTCAGAACATTTTGTTCTCACAAAATGCATTACATAcaaaatgaaattctaaaaatgACTCCATACACATCTGAGGATTTGACTTGGAGATTGGTGCATGAACCCCCTACTCAAAGAGCAGTGTTGGAATCCCTCCttccccaaaaaaaaaatgaaaaaatgacTCCACACCACCACTGCATCATATTAAAGCAACATGTGTTTACACAGCTTGTGTAACATCACTCTGTAAATTATAAGATTAGCTGCTTTGTAAATCATTAGGTCCATATATGTGGGTTCATGTCTGTGGTCAGTGCTCCTTTGCATGCATGTAAATGTGTGAGCATGCATAATCTTTTGCACTGGCCCTGTTTGGAATTGTGTTTGGGGGGCAAAATGCCTGTGTGGACCTTAAGAACAGTGCCAAACAAGCTTCAacttccaactcaaaacaGCATTCACTGGCCAATGCATGACAGAAGTTAAAATTCTTTCAACCATTTTAAATGGTGATAAAttgttgcttttttttttttctttttgtctaaACTGATAACAGTTAAATAGAAAAgtaaattctttttagttgCAACATCAGTTATGcatattcttttataattatttccttgaaaattaaaaataactttacaAGGAAATATTACAAAGAAACaacattaataattaaattttaaatgatgacAAGTACATTCAGCACCTTGTTTCTTTTGAACAATTCATCTCACAATAATTCCACACACTCAGATTGCAAAACCATGTTCATTGCAgcttttaaggtttttaaacTGTAAAAACAGCACCAAATTAGGTCTTAGTGAAGCTGAGAAGTTTAGATAGCTGTTGGCCGCAGCCACCTTCAACTTGAAGATGCTTATAGTTTCTCATTGGCCAGTAAAACACTTCTCATTACATAGTTCATTTAAAGTATTTCTGTTTCATTAAACAAAATTCTTGTGGAAGATGATTTGAGGCtgaaaagtataaataatagTACTTCATTCTTTTATCCCCATTGATACAAACCATCACTTCTTAAAATCttaccaaaaaagaaagatctATCCTGGGTGGAGAAGTAACTTAGCTGTCACCAAATACCAAAAACTAGTTTACagaaaatggttttatatgaaAACTATGCTACCTTGTAGCTTATATTATTCAGCAAAATATATGCAAAAGCACAGAAAAACTCTTCAAGTCAGGCTATGGATGCATtttactaaaaattttaacaaggTAAAGTTCATTAATTACAACTCAGCTTCAAAAAGATAGTTGCCCTGCTACTGCATTCAAACCAAGGAATGTCCCCCTACTCATGAACTAAAAACAAAGTATGGCGCATGTCTATGCATGAGAGAGAAGCTAGAAGATGGGGGTTGCAGAGATTTTCATTCATGTCTCAACACAGACCGTTACACTGTTGGCttataaaattacattttaaaataatggcAGAGAACAAATAAATAGCATAATAACAAGAGCAAACGTAAAGCAGCATAAAAagattctttcttttattaaatgtGAGTCAATATAAACATACCTTGGCAGCGAAGTCACCACCAAAGGCTCTCACAAACTCCTTCAACCTCAACAATGGTGCAATGTGAGGGTTCGCCTGGCTCACAATGAAATGATTCACATTAAACAGCTCCTTCAGTTGCATCATAGGTAAATCAACCTCCAAGCTGCCATCCCTCCACCGACGTGCAGATGTGCCAGAGCCCTCCTCAGGATCCAAATTAAAGGGTGGATGGTAAGGAACAATTTCTCCACTCCTATCTTTAGCCATTAGCTCCTGGGCTTCAAAAAGGACAGGGAAGGCACAAGACGCGGTTACTGCACTCCATATGACAACATGAGGTGACGTCAAGTAATTAAGGCATCTAGGTGGCTCATGCTTCCTTGGAGAGCAAACTGTTATCCCAAGAATTCGGCCAGTCATATCATACGCTTCTTGAAATGTAAGATTACTTGTGAGTTGCCTTAACATCCATTGTAACTGCCTGATCTCATGAACAGCCCCTTGTCTCATGACCCTCCTAACAACTGAAAAAATTCCACCCAGCTgatcaaaaaattgaaatgagCTCCAAGAGTCCTCAAAGAAACTTTGCAGCTCAGGCCATGATCTAGTGGCAACAACAGAACACATAATGGATCCTACACTAGAACCAGCAATTATCCTGGGCAAAAGCTTATGTTCTACCAGTGTTTTAACTACACCTATATGGAATGCTCCAAGGGAAGCACCCCCACTTAAAAGCAAAGCAGTCCTACCAAACGCATGCCTAGTTTCATGCATAAAAGAAAGCTTTTCTTCCAGTGAGAGCTCCTCTGAATCAGAGTCACAAACCATTCTCAACTGAGTTGAGACCTCATCAATGTATTCCTTGATGAGTTTAGGCACGTGAAGCCTACCTTTATGAAGTTCAGGATTACACATATTACCAAGATTTCTGATAAGATCAGCTCTCATGCAAAAGATTATATCTCTAAGAGATCCATCTTGGCGACGGTGCCGGAGCTCCTGAAGCTTGTTTCTCACAAGTTCCTCATCATAAAGATCCGATTCATTCATCTTCGGGGTCTCTTTATCAAGCATCTTAGCAGCATGAGCCCACTCTTCATATGTCAATGCAGTTCTCATcatatttctccaaaatttcctTCTATAAGCCATCTCAGCCCTCAATTTTACATTTGTGTATCGTTTCAACAAAAAAGCAATTATTGTCACCATTGCCAATATCCCTTGTGGGTTTCGGGGATGCAACCATGATACCAAGGGTGATAAGAAGTCCTTACATCTATAGATGAAATGCAACAACACATGAAAGATTTGATGCCTCATATGTGACAGTGACTTACAAAACAGGATCCTAAAAGCAATTGTCCGACCGATGATTGTTGAAGGACCAATCAAAAATGAATCAACCCTGGCCTCATTACTTATTTCCATATCTAGTTTACAATGAAAATTTCTGTGCTGGGATGGCTAGCTATGTTATCAGCCAAGTTGCTTGATAGACAAATACAGAAACAGAGAAAGTTGAACTAGGACAATTTAGGTAGTCCGTTGGGCAACAAATTTTCGGAAACTGAATGAAGATGTAAGATGGAAAAAATGAATGTAGACAGTATTCCCTTCCTTTTGCaccaaagaacaaagaaaaagagaaagtggTCCTAATGGATTTGTTCCCAAACTTCAATTCGATATCACTAGATCAATGAAAAACTGATCCAATAAGCCTAATTTCACCAGCTGCAAATGTATCTATGCTTAAAGCTTTAGCTATCCTCTTCTGTATAACattcaaaggaaaaagaaaaagacaaaagctTTTCCTGAAATCGATTAAAATCAGCAGAATGAGATATCccaattgaaagaaaaaaaaaatttcgagGCAAATCTATTTGAACATATTATATCATGAGATATGGATAAAAGTAAAAGTTTCCAACCTCTTGATCCTGAATTTCAACAACTTTCTGAGTATCTACAAAACAAGCAACTCTAATTACCAACAAAGAACCAAATTGTCTTAATAATATCTACGAAAACATATCAAAGAAAACCCATAACTCCAATTCCCACCAGCAACACAAGAATCAAAGGTTCTGCTcggttttcctttttcccacAAGAATCTAAACAAAACCCAGATaccccaaaaataaaaagcctCTAAAAATGGCTTTAATCTCACATTCCCAACTCTAAGCAAaccaataaaaagaaaaataaaaaaggttttCCTTTGGCAATCCAAAAATTCCAATTGGTAACCAAAGAAAACCCAGAAGAACCAAATATATTCCCCAAAAGGCCAAAACtaatacaaagaaaaagaacaagagTTGAAGTAGCGGGCAAATATAAGAAGCAAAGCGAAATTATGGGGAAATGTTGGGATCCGTGATGAGATAAAGATAACGATATGAGCGAAGATTTTGGATAGTGTCGGTGATGATAATAATATGCAAAGGATAAGGGAAATCGATAAAGATTCTGATCGTTGGCCCAACTTTCTATTTATAGAATATATGCATGTATAATGTAAAAGTTTGGAAAGGAACAAGCTTTGATTGAGTTAAGGCTAAGGGACTAGGTGTGTTTTGTTTGTGTAAACGACACTGCTATTCTTGCTTTTGCTTGCAAGATACTACAATTTTTCTGTACTTTGACTTTTTATGGTTGCCTTTTTGTTTCATACAATTATTTagtcaaccacaacctttactGCATTATCCTATTTTTCACCATTCAAATCATGAATCGCACATTcacccaaaaattgaaaattcaacCAATTAAtaacttgatttgattttacaTAATTACTAAACATTTGACAAATCTTATAAGTTGAAGCTCAAAACCTATACTATTAATGTATACTAATAATGCCAATCAAGTTAGCCTTTTATTCTAAAACTGagcaattttttctttttaagaaaatggtaaacattttttcttttaaatataaaaaataaaaaatataatatctaaaaaaatctcaattatataaaaaatttaaataaatttttattattttattatattcaatcaaatcattatatttttattttgatttaaataaactcttataattAACCGTTGAATAATTATCATCAGTCAAAATATCACACATATCATTTTATGTCTTGTGATATCAATGCTGACATATCATAATGAATTATTATATAGCATGATGATAGCTACGTGGTATTATTAACCTACATTTTAGTACAACGTCAATATCatgttaatattaaaataataaaaaatattttaattaataatatttaataaataaataattataaaaatttatttaactcaaataaaatataataatttgattaattgtaattaaaaataataaactttttaaataatttaaaacttttaaaagtatATACTATAccgaaacaaaaattttacctATCAAGTTGTCACGTGGTCTGCATTCTTGGTCGAAATCTTGTgtaatgattaaataaaactgcaaaaaggaagaaaatgtgATGGATAATGCGAAATAGAACAGGTGAGCGAAACGTGGCGTCTAATCTTGGAGTCCGAGATCCAGCATGCTTTAGCTGACGAGTCAAATTCGTGGCTTTTGCTTTCCACGTAACAACAAACTCATCCACCCAAATATAGACAAAAACTCAATGTACTTTAGATTTCCCATGAAGCTTTGGTGGGAAATAAGCTCATCCCATTAGTTTAGTTTCTAAAATATCTTTCTtatcttgaaaaaaaaaaccatgttagttatcaaattaaatttaaattattttaaaatacatTTAATCCTCTTAATTATAAGTACAGTTTTAAGTAAGCTAATAAATCATGAACTCACGTTCACAACTCAAAAGACATATTTGATAAGTAGTGaaaaacttatatttatataccCAAGACATATCTCATCTCTTACTAATGTGTgatatatgaaattatttgttaaaattttaatctaaatACTAAAAATACATTCATTTcgttgattttttaatttttttctcctttttccttttttttcctttttttgttttaatcaaTTTCTATATCACTCGTGTTAATTAAGATTGTTTtgtttaactaaaaataatgtaatatattcatgtcaaaattaatatataattgagttaaaAATTGTAACACCTCGTACCCCCGTAAAGTAGTTAACGTAATCGTATTGGTAAGACGAAGGATTAATTGACGCGAATTTACGTGTTAAAGAGCGATGAAgggtgaaaggaatatttgagagtaaaatatttttcacgcgagaaaataataattaaataataatattttgtcgATGACGAATTTTGAAAGTGAATCGAGgtataataagacattttagGATCCGAGAAAATAAGTAAAGaattttgtaataaaataatattaaaatattaatattttatctgatatcgaaattagtcatgaagaaggattaTAAGgttaatctaagtgggggagaaaaagaacaagagaattttggagaagaaCAACGTAAGTGGGTCTCGCATGCCTTTATTTAATAGAGTAAgagcgggtaagtaaatatttaaatatgcTGGAGATATCTGGGTAGACTTGACAATTCGTGTTAACATGTCGTAAACGTGTCAGACATGATTAGACATAAAACAAGTTAAGGCTAAACACGAATACGACACGTTTAATATTCGTatctcaaatttaaaatacgtATACGTACACGTTTAATATGCGTATAACACGATACGACA from Theobroma cacao cultivar B97-61/B2 chromosome 5, Criollo_cocoa_genome_V2, whole genome shotgun sequence carries:
- the LOC18598820 gene encoding triacylglycerol lipase SDP1 — its product is MEISNEARVDSFLIGPSTIIGRTIAFRILFCKSLSHMRHQIFHVLLHFIYRCKDFLSPLVSWLHPRNPQGILAMVTIIAFLLKRYTNVKLRAEMAYRRKFWRNMMRTALTYEEWAHAAKMLDKETPKMNESDLYDEELVRNKLQELRHRRQDGSLRDIIFCMRADLIRNLGNMCNPELHKGRLHVPKLIKEYIDEVSTQLRMVCDSDSEELSLEEKLSFMHETRHAFGRTALLLSGGASLGAFHIGVVKTLVEHKLLPRIIAGSSVGSIMCSVVATRSWPELQSFFEDSWSSFQFFDQLGGIFSVVRRVMRQGAVHEIRQLQWMLRQLTSNLTFQEAYDMTGRILGITVCSPRKHEPPRCLNYLTSPHVVIWSAVTASCAFPVLFEAQELMAKDRSGEIVPYHPPFNLDPEEGSGTSARRWRDGSLEVDLPMMQLKELFNVNHFIVSQANPHIAPLLRLKEFVRAFGGDFAAKLAQLTELEVKHRCHQILELGFPFGGLAKLFAQDWEGDVTVVMPATLAQYSKIIQNPSHLELQKAANQGRRCTWEKLSAIKANCGIELALDECVAILNHMRRLKRSADRAAASSHGLASTVRFNASKRIPSWNCIARENSTGSLEEDLTDVNSSLHQGVGGCTGIPPSGRNLRAYRSTHDGSDSESESVDVNSWTRSGGPLMRTTSANLFIDFVQNLDVDAEVNKGLMAHPSSPGFQMGGRDLLSHSSRVTTPDRGSEYEFDQRDLGNRTPVNGSSIMVTEGDLLQPERILNGFVLNVVKKEDLTLPHRILGSENYSAGVAECVQLDCPEKEMDASSASEYGDDATSEVNCLNETVPIVNATDDFSVHDDDRGVVDG